The following nucleotide sequence is from Oxalobacteraceae sp. CFBP 8761.
CGGTCTTCTGCACGAACGTGTCCGATGGCTTGTAGGCGGTCTTGGCGATGGCCGGAATGAATTCCGGATTGTCCGGCGCCAGGCGCGCCAGGTCCTCGGCGCGGCGCACCGCGCGCTCGATCGACTTGTCGTCGAATTCGTTGATGGTGGCCGTGCCCTGCTTTTTACCGAAGGCGACCTGCACCTGGATGCGGGTGTCGTCGGCCAGGCCGGCGGTCGAGACGGCGTTGCGCGCAAAGCGGATATTGCCGATGCGGTTGCCCTCGATGTTGACGATGCATTCATCGGCTTTGCTCAGCGACAGCACGCGGTCGGTGATGCGTTTGGTTTGTTCCTGGGTCAAGATACTCATGTGCGCCCCTGCTTAGCCGATCTTGCGAGCGGTGTTGATCACATTGATGCCGTTAAAGCGCGTGGTCGACGAACCATGCGAGACGATGCTGATCTGCGGCGGCTGTCCTTTGCCGTCGAAGAACGAACCGCCCATGCGCCAGTCGCGTTCATCGCAGATGGCGCTGCAGGCGCCCCAGAATTCCTGCGTGTTCGACTGGTACGCCACGTCTTCCAGCATCTGGCCGATCTTGCCGTCCTTGATTTCGTAGAACAGCTGGCCGCCAAACTGCGAGTTGTAGCGCTGCTGGTCGATCGAGAACGAGCCGTCGCCGACGATGTAGATGCCCTTCTTGATGCCCTTGACCATTTCGTCGGGCGTGAGCTTGGTCTTGCCCGGTGCGAGCGAGACGTTCGGCATGCGCTGGAACTGGACCGTGTTCCAGCCGTCCGCATACGAGCAGCCATGCGATTCTTTTTCGCCGATGATGTGGGCCTGGTCGCGCGTGGCCTGGAAGTTGACCAGGATGCCGTCCTTGATGATGTCCCAGCGCTTGGATTTCACGCCCTCGTCGTCGAAGCCGATGGCGCCCAGCGAGCCTGGCGTGGTCTTGTCGGCGAAGATGTTGACGATCGGCGAGCCATACTTGAAGGTCTTCGATTGCAGCTTCTCGAGCGTGGCAAAGCTGGTGCCGGCGTAGTTGGCTTCGAAGCCCAGCACGCGATCGAGCTCCGTCGGGTGGCCGACGTTCTCGTGGATGGTCAGCCACAGGTGTTCGGGCGCCAGCATCAGGTCGTACTTGCCCGGCTGGACCGACTTGGCGGTCAGCTTGCGCTTGGCGTCGCGGCCGGCGGCGCGGGCGTCTTCGATAATGTCATACGATTCGGTGTACAGCGTGGCGATGCCGCCGGCGGCCTTGATCTTGTGCTCGGGCCGCGCGTCGAAGTACTCGTACCCCTTGCCCACCGGGGAGCTGAGGCCGGCGCGCGAGCGGAACTTGCCGCTGGCCTTGTCGACGGCGGTGGCCGAGAACGGCGCCCACAGGCGATGCACGTCCTGGTCGATGTACGAGCCGTCGGTCGAGGCAAAATACTTTTGCTGGTTCACCTGGAACAGCATCGACTGCATGAAGTTCGCGCCGCCTTCCATGCCGGCCTTGTTCGCGGCGATCAGCATGTCGGTCTTCTCGGCGATCGGCACGGTGCGCCAGTCTTTCTTGATCGGGGTGCTCCATGACACGTCGCCCACGCCCTTGACTGGTGCGAGGCGCACCGGTTCGGTCTGCAGCTTGGCGTTTGCCTTGGCGATTGCCACGGCCTGGCGCGCCGCATTCGCGATGCCATCGGTCGACATGTCGGACGTCGCGGCAAAGCCGTAGGCGCCATTCACGATCACGCGCACCCCCACGCCGGCCGACTCGGTGTTGGCCACGTTTTCGACGTTCAGCTCGCGCGTGGTGATGAACTGGTTGAGGTAGCGACCGATGCGCACGTCGGCGTAGCTGGCGCCGGCCTTGGTGGCGGCGTTGAGCGCGACATCGGCCAGCGCCTTCTTGGCGGCCACTGGCATGCTGCTGGTGAGCTCTTCGGCAGCGATGGCGCGTCCGAAAGGCAGCAGCATCGAGGCGGCTGCCCCGCTGCTGAGATTAAGAAAGGTACGGCGTTCCATGAGATCTCCTGAATAACCTTCGTCCGGGCAGCGGTTCCGCGAACAGCTCGGGCCGCTCTTGTAATTACAGCTCTTATGCTTTGGTTTTATGACAGATGAAAACGTGACAAACCGCGCAACCTTAGCAGCAACTTAAGACTTTGAATAGGCAAATGTTGTGCCACCACAATGCACAAATTTGTACGTACCTTGCGCAGCTTCTTTTCTCCCTGCATCCCGTCAATACGGGCGCCAACGCCCGCCACACATGCATATGTGACGAATGCTTGACTGTGCGCCGTGCCTCCGGGATCATCAGCGCAGCGACGACGGCGCACCGCCCGTCGTCAACCATCATGGAGACCTCGCACGATGAAACGACTGATCCTGGCCGCAATGCTGGCAACCGGCATCGCCGGCGCCGCGCACGCGGACGACGCCCTGAAATCCGCCATCGCCGGCGAGCACCGCGCCGCCGCCAACAAGGCCCGCGATGCGTTCCGCCACCCTTACGAAACCCTGACCTTCTTCGGCATCAAGCCGACCATGACGGTCATCGAACTCTCGCCGGGCGGCGGCTGGTACACCGAGATCCTGGCGCCCTACCTGCGCGAGAACGGCAAGCTGATTGGCGCTGGCGGTTCGCCGGAATCCCGCGGCGGCAAGGCCTATCGCGACAAGCTCGCTGCCGACGCCAAGGTCTACGACAAGGTGATGCCGGTGGTGTTCGAACCGCCGACCCGCTTCGAGCTGGGTGCGCCGAACAGCGCCGACATGGTCGTCACCTTCCGTAACCTGCACAACTGGCTGGGCGCGGGCGACGAAGCCGTGGTCACCACGCTGAAAGAAGTCCACAAGGTCCTCAAGCCGAATGGCGTGCTGGGCGTGGTCGAACATCGCCTGCCGGTCAAGATGACGCAGGATGCGAAGGCATCGAGCGGCTACATGCACGAAGCATATGTGATCCGCATGGCCGACCTGGCCGGCTTCAAGCTGGCCGCCAAATCCGAAGTGAACGCCAATCCGAAGGACAAGGCGGATCATGAAAAAGGCGTGTGGACGCTGCCGCCGGTGCTGGCCAACAAGGACAAGGACCGCGAAAAGTACATGGCGATCGGCGAGAGCGATCGCATGACGCTCAAGTTCGTCAAGAAGTAAGCAACCTGCATGACGTGGGAAGGCCGAGGGTCTTCCCCGTATTTTCTTTTGCGGCGCACGTGTATATTCTTTCGGTTGATAGCCCTCCCGCGCAACCGAAGGAAACCATGAAGACTTTGCGATTCGCCGTTCTCGCGCTGGCCATCTCCGGCGCGCTCCATGCCCAGGAAACCACGCCGCCCGAGGCCCAGCCGGCCGCTGCCACCGCGGTTCCCACCCCCGCCGTACCAGCCGCATCGCGCACCACCACGCCCGCCCCCGCCCTGCCTGCCGTCGAAAACTCGGTCGTCAAGATTTTTGCCACCGTGCGCCGGCCCGACCCGTACAAGCCCTGGACCAAGTCGGCACCAGCGGCCATTACAGGCTCCGGCGTCATCATCGAGGGCAAGCGCATCCTGACCAACGCCCACGTGGTGGGTTACGCCAGCCAGGTCGAGGTGCAGGCCAGCCAGTCGGGCGAAAAGGTGTCGGCGAAGGTCATCGCGCTGGCACGCGGGCTCGATCTGGCGGTGCTGGAGCTCGATGATCCCAGCTTCTTCGACAAGCGCCCGCCGGTGCCACGCGCCGCCGTGCTGCCGGACGTGCGCCAGCAGGTGTTCGCCTACGGCTACCCGGTAGGCGGCAATTCGCTGTCGACCACCACCGGCATCATCTCGCGCGTGGAATTCGTCAACTACGGCGCCTTCAGCTCGGGCCTGCGCATCCAGATCGACGCACCGATCAACCCGGGCAACAGCGGCGGGCCGGTGATCGCCGGCGAGCGCATGATCGGCCTGGCATTCGCCAACGTGACCAATGCGCAGAGCATCGGCTACGTGATCCCGAACGAAGAAATCGAACTGTTCCTGCGAGACGTGGCCGACGGGGTCTACGACGGCAAGCCGCTGCTGCATGACAGCGTGCAGACGCTGGAAAGCCCGGCGCTGCGCCAGTACCTCAAGCTCGACAAGTCGGTCGAAGGCGCGGTGGTGCACCGGCCGTACCGTACCGACGCCGCCTGGCCGCTGAAGGAGTGGGACGTGATCACCCACATCGGCGAGCATGCGATCGACAACCAGGCGATGGTCAAGCTGGGCTCGAGCCTGCGCGTGCGCTTCCAGTACCGCATCCAGCAGGTGGCGAAGAACGGCAAGGTGCCGATGTCGATCATCCGCGGCGGCAAGCCAATGAAGGTCGAGGTGCCGGCCACCGGCGCGCGCCCGCTCCTGATACCGGACCTGGATGGCGGCTATCCGTCGTACTTCATCTATGGCCCGGTGGCGTTCTCGCGCGCCACCAGCGAATTCATGGCCTTTGTCAGCGGCAGCGCGCCGGGGATGAATGCGTATGCGTTCAACGCCAGTCCTCTTGTGACGCAACGCGGCGATTCACCGACACCCGAGCGCGAAGAACTGGTCGTGATCAGCGCGCCGTTCTTCCCGCACAAGCTGGTGAGCGGCTACAGCAACCGCTTCGGATCGGTCGTGGAATCGGTCAATGGCAAGCCGGTACGCAGCCTGGCGCATCTGGTGGCGCTGCTGCGCGACCTGAAGGACGAGCAGGTGGTGCTGAAGTTCGATCAGCGCTATGGCGAGACGATGATCCTGCCGCGCCAGGCGACGCTGGATGCGACCGAGGAAATCCTGTCGGACAACGGGGTGCGCTCGCAGGGCTCGGACGACATGATGAAGGTGTGGCAGAAGCGGTAACCCGCACTGCCGCCACCACGACGACGCCCGCACCTGCATGCGGGCGTCATTCGTTTACTTCGCCTTCTTCACGGGCGTGAAGAGCAGGTCCTGGAAGTCGTAGCTGAAGTCCGTCTCGGTCGATACGGGCTTCATGCGCAGGCGCTCGATCGAACCATCCGGCTCCAGCGAGAACGTCGCATACGCATCCGCGTTGAAGTTGCGCTCCTTCCAGCGCACGATGAAGGTGTCGTGCTGGAAGTGTTCCATTTCACCCGTCAGATCCGGCGTGCGCGCGAACGACATCACCAGCTTGCTGCCGGCGCGTTTGATCGTCGCCTTGCCGTACCAGGCGTCTTCGTACTCGCCTTCGTAGCCGGCCAGCGCCAGCGACGGCTTCGACGCTTTCGCACGGCCCGTGCTTTCACCTTTTACGCGGGCCGCTTCCTTGGCGCTGGTCTCGTTCGCGATGTCGGCGATGCGGCCGATCCAGTCGGTCGGCGCGACGCCCAGGTAGCCGTCGAGCAGGCGATATTGCAGCGCATTGAGCGATGGGCCGCTTTCGGCGTTGGTGAAGATCGCAATCCCCAGCTTCGCTTCCGGCACCAGCAGCACGCGCGAATAAAAGCCCTGCAGCGCGCCGCCGTGCATCGCCACCAGCTTGCCCTGGTAGTCGCGCAGCTGGAAGCCCAGGCCATAGGCCATGAAGTTGGGCCTGGTCGCCGCCAGCGACGGCTTGGGCTGGCTGACCGTCATCGGCGTTTGCGCCGTCCACATCTCGCGGGCCTGCTTGTCGGACCACAGGCGTGCTTCCTTGCCGCCCGCTCCCGCCGGCAGGCGGCCGTTCTCGAGCAGCACATTCATCCAGCGCGCGATGTCTTCGGCATTGGTGTTGATGCCCACCGCGCCGACGGCGTTCGCCACCGGCATCGGCTTGACGACCGCCGCCTTGCCATTGATCTTGCTGTGCGGCGCCGACACGTTCATGCCGGCCGTGTGCGCGGCCAGGCTGGTGGTGGTGGCGGTCATGCCGACCGGATCGAGGATCCATTCGCGCATCGTCGTGCCCCAGTCCTTGCCGGACTTTTGCGCGATGATCTTGCCGGCCACGATGTAGAGCAAGTTGTCGTAGGCGTAGCTGTTGCGAAAGCTCGTTGCCGGCTTGATGTAGCGAAGGTTGTGGATGATTTCGTCGCTGGTGAAGGTGGTGGTTGGCCACCACATCAGGTCACCGGCGCCCAGACCCAGGCCGCTGCGGTGCGTGAGCAGGTCGCGCACCGTCATCTCGGCCGTCACGTAGCTGTCGTACATGCGAAAGTCGGGCAGGTGCTTGATGACCGGGTCGTCCCAGTTCAACTTGCCCTGGTCGACCAGCATCGCCAGGCCGGCGGCAGTGAAAGCCTTGGAGTTCGACGCGATCTCGAACAGCGTCTTGCCGTCGACCGGTGTCGGGTCGCCCAGCTTGCGCACGCCGAAGCCCTGCGTGACGACGACCTTGCCGTCCTTGACCACGGCGATGGCGATGCCTGGCACGTCGAAGGTTTTCAGGACGCGCTGCACGTCGGCGTCCAGGTTGTAGACGGGGACTGCCGCCGTGGTGGTTGGCGCTGCCACTGTTTGCGCGCCGGCCAGGCCGGCGCCGCAGAACGCAATCAGCACCGCGCCGGCGATGTGTTTCAACAGTCCGCTGGAAGAGCGCGTCATCATGGCTTGCCCATCGCTTTGTCGACGCTCGATTGCGTCTCGGGGTGATAACGCTCGCGCGCCTTCTTGTAGACGCCTTCCGCCCAGGCGCGGTCCTCGGCTTTTTCGCGCAGTGCGGCGTACAGCGGCACCACGAACTTCTGGCGGCCCACGCTCATCAGGAAGGCTTCCATGTCCGGGCGCACGTCACGGTAGCCGGCGTGCACCGCCGCGCGGTAAAAGCGAAACGCCACTTCGTTGTTGGTCGACTTGGCCAGGCCATAGGCGCGGTCGAGTTCTGCCAGTTTGGCGGCGTCGGCCTTCTTGTCGATATCGTTCAGGAACTTCATCCACTCGACGGCGTTCCAGTTTTTGGCGTTCAACTGCGCGGTCGATACCGCGCCTTTCGTCCAGCCGTCGATTGCGGCATTCAGTTTGGCCAGGCGCTGCGACACGGCGCGCTGTCCGCTGGCCGGGATGCCCGGGCCGTGGATCCATTCGTCGAGCTCCGCGTCGCTCATGATCTTGGGGTTCTTCGCCAGCAGCTGCGCGCGCAGGTAGGCGATGAACTGCTCGTTGGTCACGCTCTGGAACGCATGCTGGTCGAACCAGCCGCGCAGGAATTGATCGAACGCGGCGCGGCCCGCGCGCTGCTCGAGCGTGTGCAGGAACCAGGCGCCTTTCGGGTAGGCCAGCGAGGTGTCCGGGTAGTCGGCGGCATTGGTGTCAGCCTGGCGCGAGACCAGTGCCTGCTTCGCTGGCGGCAGCTCCTTGAGCATTTCGAGCGCTTCTTCCTGCTCGAGCTGCAGGTTCATCAGCGCGACTTCCTTGCCGTAGATTTCTTCCAGAATGCGGGTGGTGACGTAGGTGGTGAAACCTTCGTTGAGCCACCAGTGCTTCCAGGTTGCGTTGGTCACCAGGTTGCCCGACCAGCTGTGCGCCAGTTCGTGCGCCACCAGGTCGACCAGGCTGCGGTCGCCCGCGATCATGGTCGGGGTCAAAAAGGTCAGGCGCGGATTTTCCATGCCGCCGATCGGGAACGATGGCGGCAGCACCAGCATGTCGTAACGCCCCCAGCGATACGGGCCGTACAGCTTCTCGGCCGCGGCGACCATCTTCTCGGTGTCGGCCAGCTCGTACTCGGCCGCCTTGATGCGTTGCGGCTCGGCGTACACGCCGGTGCGGCCGCCCAGCGTGCGCGCTTCGAGCTCGCCGATGCCGATCGCCAGCAGGTACGACGGAATCGGCTGCGGCATCGTGAATTTCCAGCCGCCCTTGCCGGTTGCCTTCATGTCGTTATCGGCGCTCATCACCACGCGCAGGCCTTCCGGCGCCTCGATGCGCGCGGTGTAGGTAAAGCGCACGGCCGGCGTGTCCTGGATCGGCACCCACGAGCGGGCATTGATCGCCTGCGACTGGCTGAACATGAACGGGTACTTGCCCGACATCGTCTGCACCGGCTGCAGCCATTGCAGTGCGGTGGCCGTCGGCGCGGTGCGGTAATGGATACGCACTTTCGTCTGCCGCGCCGGCAGCTTGATCTGCAGGGGCTGGCCCTTCTCTTCATCGAACTTGCCGAGCGTGTAGTCGGCCTTGCGCCAGGCGCCCTTCGCGTCCTGCGCTTCGATCTTCGAGATCGTCAGCTCGCGCGTGTCCAGGTCGAGCGTGGTCGCTTTCTTGTCGATCCAGTTCAGCGTCAGCTCGGCGTAGCCGCCCAGGCTTTTCTTCGCGAAGTCGGCCTTCAGGTCCAGATGCAGGGCCGTGGTCTTGACCTGGTCGTATTTGGCGTAGCTGAGGGGATCGAGCGCGAACGCGTAAGCGCTCCACGCGCCCAGGAAGGCTGCGGTGGTGGCGCGCAGCAGGGTGCTTTTGTTCATGGTCTCTCGCGGAAAATGACAGCCCGGCCGGGCTGAAGGCGGGAGCAGAATAGCATGGGCGTCAGCCCGGCGAAAGCGCTGCCAGGCCATGCCGATACACTGTCAATACGCCAACGCTGCCTGCATGATCCACACCGGCGCGGACCACAGCACATTGCCGTCGTCCTGCGTGACCTTCGCATAATAGAAGTGCGCTCCCGGGGCCGGCGTAAACGTGGTCTCGGCCTGCTGCGACAGGCGCGTGACCTCGCCGTTGCGACCCGGGACGCCCTCCATGATCGCCAGCGCCGCTACCTGCCGGCCAGCGGCGCTGGCGAAATTCGCGATCAAGGTGAGTGGCCCGCGGTTGGTGAACTGCGCGCCCATCACGTGGCCGTTGGCCGTCAACACCAGCTGGGACGCCTTGTCCATCGTCGCGAACACGCGGCGCGCCCTGAACGCGTCGACCAGACTGGCGCGGTTCAGCGCGACGCCCGTTGGCAGCAGCACCCCGGTGCGGTTGCCATACGACGCGCCCCAGTTGGCGCAGTGGTTGTCCTGGTTGGTGCTGAAGGCCAGCCGGTAGCCGGCTTCGAGCAAGCGGTTGCAGGCCCCTTCGAAATTGCTGCGGCGGGTTTCGGTCTCGGTCACGTTGTTCGAAAACGCGTTGGTGTTCATCACTTCGCACAGCACCATCGCGGCGCCGCCATCCTCGGTGTAGGCGAGCGGCACGCCGCCCACCTGGAACTGGCCCGCTGGCGCCGGATGGTTGAACTGGCCCACCCAGCCGCGCTGGCGCATCAGCGTGTACAGCGCCGCGTAATCGCTGCGCGGCGTGATCGTGTCGGCGAATGGCGCCCCATTGGCGTTCGTTTCCCAGCCCAGCAACTCGTCACTGTTGAAGATATTGATATGGCCGCCCTTCTCGATGACGCCCCACTCGAGACCGTACAGCGCCAGGAAGCCCGGATGCTGCGCCGAGAACATGCTGGCGGCGGCCAGGCCCGCGCGGTACAGGGCACGGGCGGCAGCCGGGTCGGCATCGGGTGCGCTGCCTGACGAGCCGTCGAACATGTGGTTGTGTTCCGAGGCGACGAGGATGTCCAGGCCACGGTCACGGGCATAGGCAAAGGCAGCAGCCGGCCCATACGGCGCCGACTGCGGCCGCTGGGCGCTCCGGCAGCTGGCGACATCGGCGCCGCCGTCGCTGTGGTTGGTCTGGCTGTGCAGGTTGCCCAGCCAGACGGTATAAGGCAGCGCGCCGGGGGCCTGCACTGCCCCCGGCATGAAGGCGCCGGGCAGCGGTGCAAAGGCGGGCGTGGCCAGTGCGCGCGGTGTGCCGACTGCGATTTCCCATTCCTGATCGATCGCATCCTGTTCCGCGCGTTGTACCAGCGCGTGCAGGCGCACGCGATAGATGCCGTCCGGCGCCGGCTGCTTGCCCAGGCGCCCCGACCAGGGCACTGTCACCGTGATCTCGTCACCGGTCATCGTCACCTGGCCGCGCCACTGCAAAACGGTGCGCCCGCCCGGTGCGCGCAGGTCGACGCGCCAGTGGACATCGGCCGGCTGCGCCAGGCCGGGATACGCGAACGTCAGCGTGAACGTGCGTGCAGCCAGCGGACCAGCATGAAATGGCGCATGCAGCGTGGCGTCGAATTCCTCGTGTTCGGCAGGGCCGGCGTTGGCGGGGCTGCAGCACAACGACAGGGCAAGGATGGGTAGACAGGCGGTTTTCATGATGACAAGCTTGCAACTTCCCTGCCCTGTCACCTTGCGCCATGCGTGCTACGGTTGTCATCCTGATCATGTTCATTGATGAGTTTCAAGCTTACACAGCCGGGGTCACAGCTGGGGTCAGGTCTGACATTCAGACACGACCTCAGCTTTAGCCACTTCTAATGGTGTCTTGCCCAGGATTTCATGGCCCGGCTCTAGCTAGTTCCGACTACTTGACTGTCGAGATCGTGTCCGAATGTCAGACCTGACCCCAGCTTTTCGTTATATTGGCGCATGATCGACCAACTCGATATCTCCCACCTGCGTACGCTCGACGCGCTCGCGCGCTTTCCCACCATCTCGGCGGTGGCCGAGCACCTGGACGTGTCGCAGCAGGCGGTCAGCCTGCAACTGAAGAAAATCCGCACCATCCTGGGCGACCCGCTGTTCGTGCGTACTGGCCAGGGCATGGCGGCCACGCCGTACGCCAGGCTGATCGCGCCGCATATCGCGCAGGTGCTGGCGGGCCTGCATGCGATTCCGCTGCCATCGACTGTGCGGCCGGAAGACGTCGAGCGCACGCTGGTGGTCTCCGGCACCGACTACACGCAGAAGGTGATCGTGGCCGACCTGTTGCGCGACCTGCGCCACGCGGCGCCGAAGGTGAAGATCGCGGTGGTCGACCTCGAAGTCAGTGCCCTGACGCGCAAGCTGCACCAGGGCGAGATCGACGTGATCTTCACGGCCGAGGGTATCGCTGCCCCGGGCCTGGTGTCGATGCCGCTGTTTCTCGAGCAGTACCGCTGCGTGACGGCCGACCGCGCGCTGGCCGATGCAGGAACGATGCCGCTGGCCACCCTGGTGACGCACGACTTCATCGTCACTAATCCGAGCGGCGCCAGTTTCACGGGATCGGCCGACGGCTGGTTCGCGCGCCAGGGTTTGCAGCGGCGCGTGGTGGCGTCGGCGCCGTCGTTCTTCATGGCGCTCGAGTACCTGAAGGAATCGGCAATGGTGGCCTTCATGCCGGCACGCCTGCTGCCATGCGACGGCATCCATGAGATCGCGCTGCCCAAGTATCCGCCCGGTTATGGCGTGGTCGCGGCGTTTCACCCGACTGCGCAGAACGATCCGTTCATGATGTGGATGCTGGAGCGCATCAGGGCGCGGCTGGCGGCAGCGGCCTAGCGTCACTTGTATCGGCTACAAGCGTCGACCGATTGCCGCGCGGGACGGGCCTGTCTATGCTGGCCGATTCCCTTCACCTGCCCAGGAGCGCCCCATGACCATCGAACGCATCAACCCACCTGCCCTGTATGACGGCGCGCCGCACGGCCTGTCGCACGCCACGATCGACCATGACACTGGCCTGGTGTTCGTGTCCGGCCAGGTCGACTGGGACCGGGGTTACCAGGTCAGGCACACCACCTTGGCCGCGCAGACCGAAGGCGCAGCGCGCAACCTGATCACGGTGCTCGATGCCGCCGGCTCATCGGTCGAACAGATCCTGCAGCTGCGCGTCTATGTGCGCGGCGAGATTGGCGAGCACCTCGAGACCGTGGCCCCAATCCTCGTGCAGCACTTGGGCTTGCCCCGCCCTGCCTTGACCGGCATCGGTGTCGCTTCGCTCGCGTCACCCGATACGCTGGTTGAAATCGAGGCAGTCGCAAAGATCGTTCGGCCTTAACCGACCAGTTTGTTTAGTAAACTGGCTAAACAGCCCAGTAAAACCCGGTAATGATTGCCGGGAAACCTGACTCCACCTATAACCTGTAAACAGGCTCGAGCGTGCGCGTTGATGACATCGCCCGCACGCTGGATGTGCCTCTGGCGTAGCGTATGAAGAACAGGCGGTGGGCTGTGCGCTCCCGCCACGTGTGGAGACACCAATGACAGCTCGTTTCAAGCCCCAATCGCTTTCCCTTTCCTTCGCAGTCCTGCTGTTTAGTGCGGCGCCGTTGCAGGCTGCCGAACCGGGCTCCCCGGCCGCAGCGGTGAACGTCTTCATCGGGACTGGCGGCGATGGCCACACCTTCCCGGGCGCGAGCCGCCCGTTCGGGATGGTGCAGCTCAGTCCCGACACCCAGCACCGCCACTTCCGCCAGAGTTATCCATGGGCTGCCGGCTACAACCACGGCGACGGCTCGATCCTCGGCTTCTCGCACACGCACTTCTCGGGCAGCGGCCACTCGGACCTGGGCGATGTGCTCCTGATGCCCTACAGCAGCGAGACCAAGCTTGAACCGGGGTACCCCGAGCGACCATTTTCGGGCTACCGCTCGCGCTTCTCGCACGACCAGGAACAGGCCGAACCCGGCTACTACGCGGTGCGCCTGAAAGACCATGACGTCGATGTCGAGCTGACCGCGAGCGAGCGTGTCGGCCTGCACCGCTACAAGTTCAAGGCCGGCGAGCCGGCCAAGGTGCTACTCGACCTGCGCACCAGCATCTACAACTACGACGGCAAGAACCTGTGGTCGCGCCTGCGCATGCGCGACGCCACCACCGTCACCGGCATGCGCGAAACGCGCGGCTGGGCGCCAGGTCGCCAGTTGTATTTCGCGATCCGGTTCTCGCGCCCGATCGATACGCGCCAGCTGCTCAATCGCGAAGAAGCCGTCGAGTACAAGGGCTTTGCCCAGCCGGGCAAGACGCCGGGCGACCGCGCGCTGGTCGAGGGCAAGGCGCTGATGGGCGACTTCAGTTTCGGCGTGCCGGCCGATGGCACCCTGCTGGTAAAGGTCGCGCTCTCGCCCGTCAGCGAAGACAATGCGATTGCCAACCTGGCCGAGATGCCGGGCTGGGACTTCGACGCCGAACGCCGCCGCGCCGGCAAGGCCTGGGACGAGGCGCTGGGCGCCGTCAAGGTCGAGGCGCCGGCACCGATGCGCACGCAGTTCTACACGGCGCTGTACCACACGATGCTCGCGCCCTCGCTGTTCATGGACCTCGACGGCAGCTACCGCGGTCCGGACAACGCGGTG
It contains:
- a CDS encoding TldD/PmbA family protein — protein: MERRTFLNLSSGAAASMLLPFGRAIAAEELTSSMPVAAKKALADVALNAATKAGASYADVRIGRYLNQFITTRELNVENVANTESAGVGVRVIVNGAYGFAATSDMSTDGIANAARQAVAIAKANAKLQTEPVRLAPVKGVGDVSWSTPIKKDWRTVPIAEKTDMLIAANKAGMEGGANFMQSMLFQVNQQKYFASTDGSYIDQDVHRLWAPFSATAVDKASGKFRSRAGLSSPVGKGYEYFDARPEHKIKAAGGIATLYTESYDIIEDARAAGRDAKRKLTAKSVQPGKYDLMLAPEHLWLTIHENVGHPTELDRVLGFEANYAGTSFATLEKLQSKTFKYGSPIVNIFADKTTPGSLGAIGFDDEGVKSKRWDIIKDGILVNFQATRDQAHIIGEKESHGCSYADGWNTVQFQRMPNVSLAPGKTKLTPDEMVKGIKKGIYIVGDGSFSIDQQRYNSQFGGQLFYEIKDGKIGQMLEDVAYQSNTQEFWGACSAICDERDWRMGGSFFDGKGQPPQISIVSHGSSTTRFNGINVINTARKIG
- a CDS encoding trypsin-like peptidase domain-containing protein gives rise to the protein MKTLRFAVLALAISGALHAQETTPPEAQPAAATAVPTPAVPAASRTTTPAPALPAVENSVVKIFATVRRPDPYKPWTKSAPAAITGSGVIIEGKRILTNAHVVGYASQVEVQASQSGEKVSAKVIALARGLDLAVLELDDPSFFDKRPPVPRAAVLPDVRQQVFAYGYPVGGNSLSTTTGIISRVEFVNYGAFSSGLRIQIDAPINPGNSGGPVIAGERMIGLAFANVTNAQSIGYVIPNEEIELFLRDVADGVYDGKPLLHDSVQTLESPALRQYLKLDKSVEGAVVHRPYRTDAAWPLKEWDVITHIGEHAIDNQAMVKLGSSLRVRFQYRIQQVAKNGKVPMSIIRGGKPMKVEVPATGARPLLIPDLDGGYPSYFIYGPVAFSRATSEFMAFVSGSAPGMNAYAFNASPLVTQRGDSPTPEREELVVISAPFFPHKLVSGYSNRFGSVVESVNGKPVRSLAHLVALLRDLKDEQVVLKFDQRYGETMILPRQATLDATEEILSDNGVRSQGSDDMMKVWQKR
- a CDS encoding M1 family metallopeptidase; amino-acid sequence: MNKSTLLRATTAAFLGAWSAYAFALDPLSYAKYDQVKTTALHLDLKADFAKKSLGGYAELTLNWIDKKATTLDLDTRELTISKIEAQDAKGAWRKADYTLGKFDEEKGQPLQIKLPARQTKVRIHYRTAPTATALQWLQPVQTMSGKYPFMFSQSQAINARSWVPIQDTPAVRFTYTARIEAPEGLRVVMSADNDMKATGKGGWKFTMPQPIPSYLLAIGIGELEARTLGGRTGVYAEPQRIKAAEYELADTEKMVAAAEKLYGPYRWGRYDMLVLPPSFPIGGMENPRLTFLTPTMIAGDRSLVDLVAHELAHSWSGNLVTNATWKHWWLNEGFTTYVTTRILEEIYGKEVALMNLQLEQEEALEMLKELPPAKQALVSRQADTNAADYPDTSLAYPKGAWFLHTLEQRAGRAAFDQFLRGWFDQHAFQSVTNEQFIAYLRAQLLAKNPKIMSDAELDEWIHGPGIPASGQRAVSQRLAKLNAAIDGWTKGAVSTAQLNAKNWNAVEWMKFLNDIDKKADAAKLAELDRAYGLAKSTNNEVAFRFYRAAVHAGYRDVRPDMEAFLMSVGRQKFVVPLYAALREKAEDRAWAEGVYKKARERYHPETQSSVDKAMGKP
- a CDS encoding serine hydrolase, coding for MTRSSSGLLKHIAGAVLIAFCGAGLAGAQTVAAPTTTAAVPVYNLDADVQRVLKTFDVPGIAIAVVKDGKVVVTQGFGVRKLGDPTPVDGKTLFEIASNSKAFTAAGLAMLVDQGKLNWDDPVIKHLPDFRMYDSYVTAEMTVRDLLTHRSGLGLGAGDLMWWPTTTFTSDEIIHNLRYIKPATSFRNSYAYDNLLYIVAGKIIAQKSGKDWGTTMREWILDPVGMTATTTSLAAHTAGMNVSAPHSKINGKAAVVKPMPVANAVGAVGINTNAEDIARWMNVLLENGRLPAGAGGKEARLWSDKQAREMWTAQTPMTVSQPKPSLAATRPNFMAYGLGFQLRDYQGKLVAMHGGALQGFYSRVLLVPEAKLGIAIFTNAESGPSLNALQYRLLDGYLGVAPTDWIGRIADIANETSAKEAARVKGESTGRAKASKPSLALAGYEGEYEDAWYGKATIKRAGSKLVMSFARTPDLTGEMEHFQHDTFIVRWKERNFNADAYATFSLEPDGSIERLRMKPVSTETDFSYDFQDLLFTPVKKAK
- a CDS encoding class I SAM-dependent methyltransferase, whose amino-acid sequence is MKRLILAAMLATGIAGAAHADDALKSAIAGEHRAAANKARDAFRHPYETLTFFGIKPTMTVIELSPGGGWYTEILAPYLRENGKLIGAGGSPESRGGKAYRDKLAADAKVYDKVMPVVFEPPTRFELGAPNSADMVVTFRNLHNWLGAGDEAVVTTLKEVHKVLKPNGVLGVVEHRLPVKMTQDAKASSGYMHEAYVIRMADLAGFKLAAKSEVNANPKDKADHEKGVWTLPPVLANKDKDREKYMAIGESDRMTLKFVKK